A window from Acidovorax sp. T1 encodes these proteins:
- a CDS encoding YncE family protein → MTTQRRDILKYTLAAAAASALPAAHAQAPSGASAGAAATGIDPRDRVFITNEDSNTLVVIDPKTNTVESTINLTSFDEDPRPPFRYVTAGVAPTHAAMIHKPLYHGCIDAHGAVPSPDGRLLATSGRGSSNIYLIDAEQRRVIGNTPNPASGPTTNPERLSSGLLLGREPHEPTFTRNGRELWVTLRGEDRIAIVGVDRAVRQLKGADSPGSSAVRQYLPTLSGPAQVWFNREGTLAFVASQKVSKIDVFRVNPGADGHSQPQRLTTLDISAQDKPGFTPFMKTTPDGAEVWFSHKLADAVSCRSTQGGFDLIDTVPLGMGARPNHVEFVRNARGSVVYASLARIDDGGPGGVASSPIAIIDRSAPGGQRKVVGTFSSRGRESHGLWTNPENTLLYVAHEQDELPGTPNAGQTVCSAFDVSDPLRPTFIAQIPLGNLTLPSGALRNKKSINLVYVRVGEKGQTA, encoded by the coding sequence AGGCCCCGTCCGGCGCTTCAGCGGGAGCCGCAGCCACCGGCATCGACCCGCGCGACCGCGTCTTCATCACCAATGAAGACTCCAACACGCTGGTCGTCATCGATCCGAAGACGAACACCGTCGAGAGCACGATCAACCTGACCAGCTTCGACGAAGACCCGCGGCCTCCATTTCGCTACGTCACCGCCGGCGTGGCGCCGACACACGCGGCGATGATCCACAAGCCGCTGTACCACGGCTGCATCGACGCCCACGGCGCGGTGCCGTCGCCCGACGGCCGGCTGCTGGCCACCAGCGGGCGCGGCTCCAGCAACATTTATCTGATCGACGCCGAGCAGCGCCGCGTGATCGGCAACACACCCAACCCTGCGTCTGGGCCCACCACCAACCCCGAGCGCCTGAGTAGTGGCCTGCTGCTGGGCCGCGAACCGCACGAGCCCACTTTCACGCGCAACGGCCGCGAGCTGTGGGTCACGCTGCGCGGTGAAGACCGTATTGCCATCGTCGGCGTCGATCGTGCCGTTCGCCAGCTCAAGGGGGCCGACAGCCCGGGCTCCAGCGCGGTTCGCCAATACCTGCCCACACTGAGCGGCCCGGCGCAGGTGTGGTTCAACCGTGAGGGTACGTTGGCCTTTGTGGCCAGCCAGAAGGTGTCGAAGATCGACGTGTTCCGCGTCAACCCCGGCGCGGATGGCCACAGCCAACCGCAGCGGCTGACCACGCTGGACATCAGCGCACAGGACAAACCCGGCTTCACGCCCTTCATGAAGACCACACCCGACGGTGCCGAGGTGTGGTTCTCGCACAAGCTGGCTGATGCGGTGTCTTGCCGCTCGACGCAGGGTGGCTTCGACCTGATCGACACCGTGCCACTCGGCATGGGCGCTCGGCCCAACCACGTTGAGTTCGTGCGCAATGCGCGCGGCAGCGTGGTCTATGCCAGCCTGGCGCGCATCGACGATGGTGGCCCCGGCGGCGTGGCGTCGAGCCCGATCGCCATCATCGACCGCAGCGCTCCGGGCGGACAGCGCAAGGTGGTGGGCACCTTCTCCAGCCGTGGCCGCGAGTCGCACGGGTTGTGGACCAACCCCGAGAACACGCTGCTGTATGTGGCCCACGAACAGGACGAGCTGCCCGGCACGCCCAACGCGGGCCAGACCGTGTGCAGTGCATTTGATGTGAGCGACCCGCTGCGCCCGACCTTCATTGCGCAGATCCCCCTGGGCAATCTGACGCTGCCCTCTGGCGCGCTGCGCAACAAAAAGAGCATCAACCTCGTCTACGTGCGTGTGGGCGAGAAGGGCCAGACGGCATGA